In a single window of the Arthrobacter zhangbolii genome:
- the glyA gene encoding serine hydroxymethyltransferase has translation MRVSTQPVTNAPLSDVDPEIAAVLNDELSRQRSTLEMIASENFAPRAVLETQGSVLTNKYAEGYPGRRYYGGCEHVDVAENLAIERVKALYGAEFANVQPHSGASANAAALAALLQPGEKLMGLNLAHGGHLTHGMKLNFSGKLYDVAAYGVDEQSYRVDMDKVREQALAERPQVIVAGWSAYPRQLDFEAFRSIADEVGAYLWTDMAHFAGLVAAGLHPNPVPASDVVTSTVHKTLAGPRSGMILAKQEYAKKLNSAVFPGQQGGPLMHVIAAKAVAFKIAGSEEFRERQERVLEGARIIADRLNAPDVAEHGVSVLTGGTDVHLILVDLRNSALDGKQAEDLLHSVGITVNRNSVPFDPRPPMVTSGLRIGTPALATRGFGSTEFTEVAEIIAAALKPAPDVDALRARVAALAENFPLYPGQEQW, from the coding sequence GTGAGAGTATCCACCCAGCCCGTCACCAACGCGCCCCTGTCGGATGTCGATCCCGAAATTGCGGCCGTTCTGAACGATGAGCTGTCCCGCCAGCGCAGCACCTTGGAAATGATCGCCTCGGAGAACTTTGCGCCGCGGGCGGTCCTGGAAACCCAGGGATCGGTGCTGACCAACAAATATGCCGAGGGTTATCCCGGACGCCGGTACTACGGCGGATGCGAGCATGTGGACGTAGCGGAAAACCTGGCCATCGAGCGGGTGAAGGCCCTGTACGGTGCGGAGTTCGCCAACGTCCAGCCGCACTCCGGTGCCTCCGCGAATGCCGCGGCGCTCGCCGCCCTGCTCCAGCCGGGGGAGAAGCTGATGGGGCTGAACCTTGCCCACGGCGGCCATCTCACCCACGGCATGAAGCTGAACTTCTCCGGCAAGCTCTACGACGTCGCCGCTTACGGTGTGGATGAGCAGAGCTACCGGGTGGACATGGACAAGGTCCGCGAGCAGGCGCTCGCCGAACGTCCGCAGGTCATCGTCGCCGGCTGGTCCGCCTACCCCCGGCAGCTGGACTTCGAGGCTTTCCGTTCCATAGCTGATGAGGTGGGTGCCTACCTCTGGACGGACATGGCGCACTTCGCCGGACTGGTCGCAGCGGGACTCCATCCGAACCCGGTGCCGGCCTCCGACGTGGTTACCTCCACGGTGCACAAGACCCTGGCCGGGCCCCGCTCGGGCATGATCCTCGCGAAGCAGGAGTATGCCAAGAAGCTGAACTCCGCCGTTTTCCCGGGCCAGCAGGGCGGGCCGTTGATGCACGTTATTGCCGCGAAGGCAGTGGCCTTCAAGATCGCCGGGTCGGAGGAATTCCGGGAACGGCAGGAACGTGTGCTTGAAGGCGCCAGAATCATTGCGGACCGGCTCAACGCACCCGATGTGGCCGAACACGGCGTATCGGTCCTGACCGGCGGCACCGACGTCCACCTGATTCTGGTGGACCTGCGGAACTCGGCACTGGACGGGAAACAGGCCGAAGACCTGCTGCACTCCGTCGGCATTACGGTCAACCGCAATTCAGTGCCCTTTGATCCCCGACCGCCCATGGTCACCTCCGGCCTGCGGATCGGCACCCCGGCGCTGGCAACCCGCGGCTTCGGCAGCACCGAATTCACCGAGGTTGCCGAAATCATTGCGGCCGCACTGAAGCCGGCCCCCGACGTCGACGCGCTGCGCGCCCGCGTGGCGGCGCTGGCGGAAAACTTCCCCCTCTACCCCGGACAGGAGCAGTGGTAA
- a CDS encoding ABC transporter ATP-binding protein: MSQITASKKAPETRSDYVISARDLTKSYGSFTAVNGISFDVPPGESFGLLGPNGAGKSTTMKMIGGVSQRTSGELSIMGLDPNTYGPEVRAHLGVVPQQDNLDEDLRVRDNLLAYGRYFGLPKSYLQPKADELLEFAQLTDKAKARVDSLSGGMKRRLTIARSLINDPKILLLDEPTTGLDPQARHILWDRLFRLKEAGVTLILTTHYMDEAEQLCDRLIVVDKGTIMAEGSPAALIREHSTREVVELRFGSERNTTVGAELEGIGERLETLPDRVLIYANDGEAALEAVTGRGLRPITSLVRRSSLEDVFLRLTGRSLVD, encoded by the coding sequence GTGTCGCAGATCACAGCAAGCAAAAAAGCCCCTGAAACCCGCTCCGACTACGTTATTTCCGCCCGGGACCTGACCAAGTCCTACGGCAGCTTCACAGCCGTTAACGGCATCTCCTTTGATGTACCCCCGGGGGAGTCCTTCGGACTGCTCGGCCCCAACGGTGCGGGCAAGTCCACCACCATGAAGATGATCGGCGGCGTCTCCCAGCGGACCTCCGGTGAGCTGAGCATCATGGGCCTGGACCCCAACACGTACGGACCCGAGGTGCGGGCCCACCTGGGCGTGGTCCCGCAGCAGGACAACCTCGATGAAGACCTGCGGGTACGGGACAACCTGCTGGCCTATGGGCGGTATTTCGGCCTGCCCAAAAGCTATCTCCAGCCCAAGGCGGACGAACTGCTGGAATTCGCGCAGCTCACCGATAAGGCCAAGGCCCGCGTGGACTCCCTCTCCGGCGGCATGAAGCGGCGCCTGACCATCGCGCGGTCCCTGATCAATGACCCGAAGATCCTGCTGCTGGACGAACCCACCACCGGCCTGGACCCGCAGGCACGCCACATCCTCTGGGACCGGCTCTTCCGGCTCAAGGAAGCAGGCGTGACCCTGATCCTCACCACCCACTACATGGACGAGGCAGAGCAGCTCTGTGACCGCCTGATTGTGGTGGACAAAGGCACCATCATGGCCGAAGGGTCCCCGGCGGCCCTGATCCGCGAGCACTCCACCCGCGAAGTGGTGGAGCTGAGATTCGGTTCGGAGCGGAACACCACCGTTGGCGCGGAGCTGGAGGGCATCGGTGAGCGGCTGGAAACGCTGCCGGACCGCGTGCTGATTTACGCCAACGACGGCGAGGCTGCCCTGGAGGCCGTGACCGGACGGGGACTGCGTCCCATCACCTCGCTGGTACGCCGTTCCTCCCTGGAAGACGTATTCCTGCGCCTGACCGGGAGGAGCCTCGTTGACTAA
- a CDS encoding ABC transporter permease, translating into MTKLPTRDARHEVLGLRSPLTPLQTAAKARRFGAFYYAEMWIRRMRGYQWTVLMTAVGTPAVYLLGMGTGLAVLIDGNSNAGFPGADGSTVSYLVFLGPALVATAALMISSEENTYTVMGGFKWHRTYYGPNASPLASGQIAMGHVLGLTVRILFTTVIYYLFLLLFGAVVQPATGWLMIFTALLAGLAFGMPLLAFSATLKEDKGQFAMVQRFIVMPLFLFSGTFFPLESLPLGVRWIGWISPLWHSTELGRLLSYGHPEPPALTVLHLAYLLALTAVGLLLARRNFTRRLAG; encoded by the coding sequence TTGACTAAGCTGCCAACCCGGGACGCCCGGCATGAGGTGCTGGGGCTGCGATCACCGCTGACCCCGCTGCAGACGGCCGCCAAGGCGAGGCGTTTCGGAGCCTTCTACTACGCCGAAATGTGGATCCGCCGGATGCGCGGCTACCAGTGGACCGTGCTGATGACGGCGGTGGGGACCCCCGCGGTCTACCTGCTGGGCATGGGCACCGGGCTGGCTGTCCTTATCGACGGCAATTCGAACGCAGGTTTCCCCGGTGCCGACGGATCCACGGTGTCCTACCTGGTGTTCCTGGGCCCTGCCCTGGTGGCCACAGCGGCCCTGATGATCTCCAGTGAGGAAAACACCTATACCGTCATGGGCGGGTTCAAATGGCACCGGACCTACTACGGTCCCAATGCCAGCCCCCTCGCCAGCGGGCAGATTGCCATGGGCCATGTCCTGGGCCTGACCGTCCGCATCCTTTTCACCACGGTGATTTACTACCTGTTCCTGCTGCTCTTCGGCGCGGTGGTACAGCCGGCCACCGGCTGGCTTATGATCTTCACCGCCCTGCTGGCGGGCCTGGCTTTCGGCATGCCGCTGCTGGCGTTCAGCGCCACGCTGAAGGAGGACAAGGGGCAGTTCGCCATGGTCCAGCGGTTTATCGTTATGCCGCTGTTTTTGTTCTCGGGAACCTTCTTTCCGCTGGAGTCCCTGCCGCTGGGCGTTCGCTGGATCGGCTGGATTTCCCCGCTCTGGCATTCCACCGAGCTGGGCAGGCTGCTCAGCTACGGGCATCCCGAACCGCCGGCCCTGACGGTGCTGCATCTGGCCTACCTGCTGGCTCTCACCGCCGTCGGCCTGCTGCTTGCCCGCCGCAACTTCACGAGGAGGCTGGCCGGATGA
- the trpS gene encoding tryptophan--tRNA ligase: MTSNSSTGRARILSGMQPSADSLHLGNYLGALVNWVRLQDEYDAYFFIPDLHAITVPQDPADLRQRTRVTAAQYIAGGVDVEKATLFVQSQVPEHAQLAWVLNCLTGFGEASRMTQFKDKQQRFGADSASVGLFTYPILQVADILLYQPQGVPVGEDQRQHVELSRDLAKRFNTRFGETFTVPEVFIQKQAAKIYDLQNPAAKMSKSAASPAGLINLLDEDKVIAKRIKSAVTDDGSEIRFDRDTKPGISNLLSIYSLISGRSVETLEKEYEGKMYGHLKVDLADVVTEHIRPIRERALHLLDDPAELDRLLAVGARKARETASVTLADVYEKVGFLPLGSATV, encoded by the coding sequence ATGACTTCGAACTCCTCCACCGGCCGCGCGCGCATTCTTTCCGGGATGCAGCCCTCCGCCGACTCGCTCCATCTGGGCAACTACCTCGGTGCCCTGGTGAACTGGGTGCGGCTCCAGGACGAGTACGACGCCTACTTCTTCATCCCCGACCTTCACGCGATCACCGTCCCGCAGGACCCGGCGGACCTGCGCCAGCGCACCAGGGTCACCGCCGCGCAGTACATAGCCGGCGGCGTCGACGTCGAGAAGGCCACCCTCTTTGTCCAGTCCCAGGTGCCCGAGCACGCGCAGCTCGCCTGGGTGCTCAACTGCCTCACCGGGTTCGGCGAAGCCTCCCGGATGACTCAGTTCAAGGACAAGCAGCAGCGTTTCGGCGCCGATTCGGCCAGTGTGGGGCTGTTCACCTACCCCATCCTGCAGGTGGCGGACATCCTGCTGTACCAGCCGCAGGGCGTCCCGGTGGGGGAGGACCAGCGCCAGCACGTGGAGCTGAGCCGGGACCTGGCCAAGCGCTTCAACACCCGCTTCGGCGAAACCTTCACGGTCCCGGAGGTCTTCATCCAAAAACAGGCCGCGAAGATTTATGACCTGCAGAACCCCGCGGCAAAGATGTCCAAGTCGGCAGCCTCGCCAGCCGGCCTGATCAACCTGCTCGACGAGGACAAAGTCATCGCCAAGCGGATCAAATCCGCGGTGACTGATGACGGCAGCGAGATCCGGTTCGACCGGGACACGAAGCCGGGCATCTCGAACCTGCTGTCCATCTACTCCCTGATCAGCGGACGCAGTGTGGAAACACTGGAAAAGGAGTACGAAGGCAAAATGTACGGACACCTCAAGGTGGACCTTGCGGACGTAGTCACCGAACATATCCGCCCCATCCGCGAGCGGGCGCTGCACCTGCTGGACGATCCCGCGGAGCTGGACCGGCTGCTGGCGGTCGGGGCCCGGAAGGCCCGCGAAACCGCATCAGTCACCCTGGCGGACGTATACGAGAAAGTCGGCTTCCTGCCCCTGGGCAGCGCCACGGTCTAG
- a CDS encoding O-acetyl-ADP-ribose deacetylase: protein MQIEILTGDITERDTDVIVNAANSSLLGGGGVDGAIHRAAGPGLLAACRKLRATTLPDGLPTGQSVATEGFDLPARWVVHTVGPNATAGETDPELLRSCFRTALTAAEELGARSIAFPAVSAGVYGWNPETVAEVALAEVAAHRPGSLERAEFVLFNDRLAGVFRRRYEQAEG from the coding sequence ATGCAGATTGAGATTCTCACCGGAGACATCACCGAACGCGACACCGACGTTATTGTGAATGCCGCCAATTCCTCCCTGCTGGGCGGCGGCGGCGTGGACGGCGCCATTCACCGGGCGGCGGGGCCGGGCCTGCTGGCCGCCTGCCGGAAACTGCGCGCCACCACGCTGCCGGACGGGCTGCCCACGGGACAGTCAGTCGCAACGGAGGGGTTTGACCTGCCGGCCCGCTGGGTGGTGCATACCGTGGGCCCCAACGCGACCGCGGGCGAGACCGACCCGGAGCTGCTGCGCTCCTGTTTTCGGACAGCGCTGACAGCCGCCGAGGAACTGGGGGCACGCAGCATCGCGTTCCCCGCCGTCAGCGCCGGCGTGTACGGCTGGAACCCGGAGACGGTCGCTGAAGTGGCTCTGGCGGAAGTGGCCGCCCACCGGCCGGGCAGCCTGGAACGGGCGGAGTTCGTCCTGTTCAATGACCGGCTGGCCGGTGTTTTCCGCCGCAGGTACGAGCAGGCCGAAGGCTAG
- the purU gene encoding formyltetrahydrofolate deformylase has translation MTELIPPLPAGARTGAYTLTLSCPDRPGIVHAVSASLVAAEGNITESAQYGSPETGSFFMRVEFTSPRSYEQVHSELSAVAGGFSMSWQLHRAGQRVRTLIMASKSGHCLNDLLFQQRAGTLPVEIPAIVSNHRDLEPLAEFYGVPFHHIPVTPETKQQAEDRLRALMAELDIELVVLARYMQILSNELCADLSGRAINIHHSFLPSFKGARPYHQAHARGVKLIGATAHYVTSDLDEGPIIEQEVIRVDHARSAAQLAALGSDVEGRALSKAVQWHAEHRVLLDGMRTIVFN, from the coding sequence GTGACCGAATTGATTCCTCCCCTGCCCGCAGGCGCACGTACAGGCGCCTACACACTCACCCTTTCCTGCCCTGACCGGCCGGGAATTGTGCATGCAGTGAGCGCCTCGCTCGTGGCAGCGGAAGGCAACATCACCGAGTCGGCGCAGTACGGCAGCCCGGAGACCGGGTCCTTCTTTATGCGGGTGGAATTCACCTCGCCCCGTTCCTATGAGCAGGTGCACAGCGAGCTGTCCGCCGTTGCCGGCGGCTTCTCCATGTCCTGGCAGCTGCACCGTGCCGGCCAGCGGGTCCGCACCCTGATTATGGCGTCCAAATCCGGGCACTGCCTCAATGACCTGCTGTTCCAGCAGCGGGCCGGCACCCTGCCGGTGGAAATCCCCGCCATTGTCTCCAACCACCGCGACCTTGAGCCGCTGGCAGAGTTTTACGGTGTGCCCTTCCACCACATTCCCGTAACACCGGAGACCAAGCAGCAGGCCGAGGACCGCCTGCGTGCCCTGATGGCCGAACTGGACATTGAGCTGGTGGTCCTGGCCCGCTACATGCAGATCCTGAGCAACGAGCTCTGTGCCGACCTCTCCGGCCGGGCAATCAACATCCACCACTCCTTCCTGCCCTCGTTCAAGGGCGCCCGGCCCTACCACCAGGCGCATGCCCGCGGCGTGAAGCTCATCGGCGCCACTGCCCACTACGTCACCTCGGACCTGGATGAGGGTCCGATCATTGAGCAGGAAGTGATCCGGGTGGACCATGCCCGTTCCGCCGCCCAGCTCGCTGCCCTGGGCAGCGACGTTGAAGGGCGGGCGCTGTCCAAAGCCGTGCAGTGGCACGCCGAACACCGCGTCCTGCTGGACGGCATGCGGACCATCGTCTTCAACTAA
- a CDS encoding FAD-dependent oxidoreductase, translated as MKGVSVQTEVVVIGAGQAGLSAAYHLRRRGLEPGPGFVVLDANPGPGGAWRHRWDSLTFGAAHALHDLPGMPLGTPDPAEPASSVVTRYYGQYEREFGFDVVRPVAVASVSDGGGGRLAVASASDGGRSWDARAVINATGTWDRPYWPYYPGRDIFRGRQLHTHDFRSAAEFAGRRVVVVGGGTSAVQFLLQLHRAGAQTLWSTRRPPEFTRRPFDAEWGRAVEARVSARTRAGLPPLSVVAATGLPLTQQYQDGIAAGILVSRGPLESLGTDTVRFVDGSEEKADVILWATGFRAALEHLAPLRLREPGGGIRMDGVRVAREPRLFLVGYGESSSTLGATRAGRSAALAAVRLLEAEGSPTAAVPALPTQSG; from the coding sequence ATGAAAGGGGTATCCGTGCAGACGGAGGTGGTGGTGATCGGCGCCGGGCAGGCAGGCCTGAGCGCGGCGTACCACCTGCGCCGCCGCGGCCTGGAACCCGGTCCCGGATTTGTGGTGCTGGATGCCAATCCCGGACCTGGCGGTGCCTGGCGGCACCGGTGGGATTCGCTGACGTTCGGGGCCGCCCACGCCCTGCATGACCTCCCCGGTATGCCGCTGGGCACCCCGGATCCGGCAGAGCCTGCTTCCTCCGTGGTGACCCGGTATTACGGGCAGTATGAACGGGAGTTCGGGTTCGACGTCGTGCGTCCGGTGGCGGTGGCTTCCGTGTCCGACGGCGGCGGCGGCCGGCTGGCCGTGGCTTCCGCGTCCGACGGCGGCCGGAGCTGGGACGCCCGGGCGGTTATCAATGCCACCGGCACCTGGGACCGCCCCTACTGGCCCTATTACCCGGGACGGGATATTTTCCGCGGCCGGCAGCTGCATACCCATGACTTCCGCAGCGCCGCGGAGTTTGCCGGCCGGCGCGTTGTGGTGGTGGGCGGCGGCACCTCCGCCGTACAGTTCCTGCTGCAGCTGCACCGGGCCGGGGCGCAGACCCTGTGGTCCACCCGGCGCCCGCCGGAGTTTACCCGGCGGCCGTTCGATGCCGAGTGGGGCCGGGCCGTCGAGGCCCGGGTCAGTGCCCGCACCCGTGCCGGGCTGCCGCCGCTGAGCGTGGTTGCTGCCACCGGACTGCCGCTGACGCAGCAGTATCAGGACGGCATTGCCGCCGGCATCCTGGTCTCCCGCGGCCCCCTGGAGAGCCTGGGCACGGACACGGTCCGCTTCGTGGACGGCTCGGAGGAGAAAGCGGACGTGATCCTGTGGGCCACCGGGTTCCGTGCCGCACTGGAGCATCTGGCCCCGCTGCGGCTGCGTGAACCCGGCGGAGGAATCCGGATGGACGGCGTCCGGGTGGCGCGTGAGCCCCGGCTGTTCCTGGTGGGCTACGGGGAATCCTCCTCCACACTGGGTGCCACCCGGGCCGGCCGTTCCGCAGCGCTGGCTGCAGTGCGGCTGCTGGAAGCGGAAGGCAGCCCTACCGCGGCTGTTCCAGCTCTTCCCACTCAAAGCGGGTAA
- a CDS encoding GNAT family N-acetyltransferase: MDVTFLPLSDKDEEELVRFLTTNSFPYHRIKAPSEGLVRRLLMEGRFVGDAVRTYWVIGDNHRLGLVILEELDTPTPMLDLRLVERFRGRGNAVPVLQALTEKVFGDYPRIHRFAGRTREDNVAMRKTLLRSGFLKEAHYREDWPLEDGRRVATVVYAILRRDWERGTVTRFEWEELEQPR, encoded by the coding sequence ATGGATGTGACGTTCCTGCCGCTTTCGGACAAGGATGAGGAAGAACTTGTCCGGTTCCTCACCACCAACAGTTTTCCCTACCACCGGATCAAGGCGCCTTCCGAAGGCCTGGTCCGGAGGCTGCTGATGGAAGGGCGCTTCGTTGGGGATGCCGTGCGCACCTACTGGGTGATCGGAGACAACCACCGGCTGGGCCTGGTCATCCTGGAGGAACTGGATACCCCCACGCCCATGCTGGACCTGAGGCTGGTGGAACGGTTCCGGGGGCGCGGAAACGCGGTGCCCGTGCTGCAGGCACTGACGGAAAAAGTCTTCGGCGACTATCCCCGCATCCACCGATTTGCCGGCCGTACCCGCGAGGACAACGTGGCCATGCGCAAAACACTGCTGCGCTCGGGCTTCCTGAAGGAGGCACACTACCGGGAGGACTGGCCGCTCGAGGACGGCCGTCGGGTGGCCACCGTGGTCTATGCCATCCTGCGCCGGGACTGGGAGCGCGGAACGGTTACCCGCTTTGAGTGGGAAGAGCTGGAACAGCCGCGGTAG
- a CDS encoding exodeoxyribonuclease III codes for MSSASEETASAETTDSSGKTLRIASVNVNGIRAAYKRGMAEWLAERDVDILCLQEVRAPDAILRGLLGDTWHIEHAECVEAKGRAGVAIASRMPPTAVREHIGDEYFALSGRWVEADYKVTVDGAEKILTVVSAYVHSGEVDTPKQVDKYRFLDTMSARLPALAQESDYVLVVGDLNVGHTPLDIKNWKGNVKRAGFLPEERAYFDRFFGEEIGYTDVHRKLAGDVNGPYTWWSWRGQAFDNDSGWRIDYHMATPELAARAANAVVDRAPTYDSRFSDHAPLVIDYHF; via the coding sequence GTGAGTTCGGCATCAGAGGAAACAGCGTCAGCAGAGACTACGGACAGCTCCGGAAAAACGCTGCGCATTGCGTCAGTGAACGTCAACGGAATCCGTGCAGCCTACAAGCGCGGCATGGCCGAGTGGCTGGCCGAGCGTGACGTGGACATCCTCTGCCTCCAGGAAGTCCGTGCACCCGACGCCATCCTGCGCGGACTGCTGGGGGACACCTGGCACATCGAGCACGCCGAATGCGTCGAAGCCAAGGGTCGGGCCGGGGTAGCCATTGCCTCCCGGATGCCCCCCACGGCTGTGCGTGAGCACATCGGCGACGAGTACTTCGCGCTCTCCGGACGCTGGGTGGAAGCGGATTACAAGGTCACCGTGGACGGTGCCGAAAAGATCCTGACCGTGGTCAGCGCGTACGTCCACTCCGGCGAGGTGGACACCCCCAAGCAGGTGGACAAGTACCGCTTCCTGGACACCATGAGTGCCCGGCTGCCCGCCCTGGCGCAGGAAAGTGACTATGTACTGGTTGTGGGTGACCTGAACGTGGGACACACCCCGCTGGACATCAAGAACTGGAAGGGCAACGTCAAGCGTGCCGGCTTCCTGCCCGAGGAACGCGCCTACTTCGACCGTTTCTTTGGCGAGGAAATCGGGTACACCGACGTGCACCGCAAGCTGGCGGGCGACGTCAACGGCCCCTACACCTGGTGGTCCTGGCGCGGCCAGGCGTTCGACAATGACTCCGGCTGGCGCATTGATTACCACATGGCCACCCCGGAGTTGGCTGCCCGTGCCGCAAACGCCGTCGTGGACCGTGCGCCCACTTACGACTCCCGCTTCTCAGACCACGCTCCGCTAGTGATCGACTACCACTTCTAA
- a CDS encoding bifunctional methylenetetrahydrofolate dehydrogenase/methenyltetrahydrofolate cyclohydrolase, whose product MEGSVAKTPVAETPAETPEETGVNLGWDVKEKTEFGTPVAARILDGRAAARDIKDELSERVRLLKDEHGITPGLGTVLVGDDPASHSYVGGKHKDCKQVGINSIRRDLPGDISQADLEKVIDELNEDPATTGYIVQLPLPAHIDTNAILERIAPEKDADGLHPVNLGRLVLNVSEPMTSPLPCTPHGIVQLLVRNGIALTGKKVLVVGRGVTVGRPLGLLLTRRPINATVTLAHTGTVDLFEHLRSADVVVAAAGFPEMIKAEDLKPGAIVLDVGVTRVTDPETGKTTLTGDVDPAAADVASWISPNPGGVGPMTRAMLLANVVEAAERKAGILA is encoded by the coding sequence ATGGAGGGCAGTGTTGCCAAGACACCCGTCGCCGAAACACCCGCCGAAACCCCCGAGGAAACAGGCGTGAACCTGGGCTGGGATGTGAAGGAGAAAACGGAATTCGGCACCCCGGTAGCCGCCCGGATCCTGGACGGCCGGGCCGCTGCCCGCGATATTAAGGACGAGCTCAGCGAACGGGTCCGGCTGCTGAAGGATGAACACGGCATCACCCCCGGGCTGGGCACCGTCCTGGTGGGGGATGACCCGGCCAGCCACTCCTACGTGGGCGGCAAGCACAAGGACTGCAAGCAGGTGGGCATTAACTCCATCCGCCGCGACCTGCCCGGCGACATCAGCCAGGCGGATCTGGAAAAGGTTATCGACGAGCTGAACGAGGACCCGGCCACCACCGGGTACATAGTCCAGCTTCCGCTGCCGGCCCACATAGATACCAACGCCATCCTCGAACGGATTGCGCCGGAGAAGGACGCCGACGGGCTGCACCCGGTGAACCTGGGCCGCCTGGTGCTGAACGTCAGCGAACCCATGACCTCCCCGCTGCCCTGCACCCCGCACGGGATTGTGCAGCTGCTGGTGCGCAACGGCATTGCCCTGACCGGCAAGAAGGTGCTGGTGGTGGGCCGCGGCGTCACCGTCGGCCGCCCGCTGGGGCTGCTGCTGACCCGCCGGCCGATCAACGCCACCGTCACCTTGGCGCACACCGGGACCGTGGACCTCTTTGAACATCTGCGCTCCGCCGACGTTGTGGTGGCTGCTGCCGGCTTCCCCGAGATGATCAAGGCCGAGGACCTCAAGCCGGGCGCGATTGTCCTGGACGTGGGCGTCACCCGCGTCACGGATCCGGAGACCGGCAAGACCACGCTTACCGGAGACGTGGATCCCGCGGCCGCCGACGTCGCCTCCTGGATCTCGCCCAACCCCGGCGGTGTGGGTCCGATGACCCGCGCCATGCTGCTGGCCAACGTTGTGGAAGCGGCCGAGCGGAAGGCCGGAATCCTGGCCTAG
- a CDS encoding gamma carbonic anhydrase family protein has product MAHIIEFRGKSPSVDPTVFLAPTASLIGDVTMAPDSSAFYGVCVRGDSNSITVGAGTNLQDNVVLHADPGFPTSVGERVSVGHNAVVHGCTVEDDCLIGMSATVMNGAVIGAGSLVAAGALVLEGTVVPPRSLVAGVPAKVRRPLSDEEFAGVRANAENYRQTAAEHRSAVAAAQPPAAG; this is encoded by the coding sequence ATGGCACACATTATTGAGTTCCGGGGCAAGTCCCCCTCCGTTGATCCCACCGTTTTCCTCGCCCCCACGGCGTCACTGATTGGCGATGTCACCATGGCGCCGGATTCCAGCGCCTTTTACGGCGTGTGCGTTCGCGGCGATTCCAACAGCATCACAGTGGGAGCGGGCACCAACCTGCAGGACAACGTGGTGCTGCACGCTGATCCCGGCTTCCCTACATCGGTCGGGGAACGCGTCAGTGTGGGCCACAATGCCGTAGTCCACGGCTGCACAGTGGAGGATGACTGCCTGATCGGAATGAGCGCCACCGTTATGAACGGCGCCGTCATCGGCGCGGGATCGCTCGTGGCGGCCGGCGCCCTGGTGCTTGAGGGAACCGTGGTGCCTCCGCGTTCCCTGGTGGCCGGCGTCCCGGCCAAGGTGCGCCGCCCGCTCTCCGACGAAGAGTTTGCCGGTGTCCGGGCCAACGCCGAGAACTACCGGCAGACTGCCGCCGAACACCGCAGTGCCGTCGCGGCCGCACAGCCGCCGGCAGCGGGCTGA
- a CDS encoding ABC transporter permease has translation MSAHAENRTAPTTLVPKDRFLGSLYGRNIRAVIARGLKATWGTNWSIMVSGFVEPVLYLVAMGIGLGALVGTVAGPGGQEMNYANFIAPALLAVSAMNGAVYDSTMNVFFKLNYARLYEGMLSTPLGPLDVAMGEIFLALLRGAMYATGFTAVMGAMGLITSPWALLMIPAAVVIAFGFASFGMAITSYMKTFQQLDWVNMIMLPMFLLSATFYPLSVYPEAVQSVIQALPLWHGVELLRQISVGIFTWGTAGHLLYFVVMIAVGLTMTTNRLKALFLK, from the coding sequence ATGAGTGCGCACGCTGAAAACAGAACAGCGCCCACCACACTGGTGCCCAAGGACCGGTTCCTCGGATCCCTGTACGGACGGAACATCCGGGCAGTGATCGCCCGCGGACTGAAAGCCACCTGGGGCACCAACTGGTCCATCATGGTCAGCGGATTCGTGGAACCGGTGCTCTATCTGGTGGCCATGGGCATAGGCCTGGGTGCGCTGGTGGGCACGGTGGCCGGCCCGGGCGGACAGGAAATGAATTACGCGAACTTCATCGCGCCGGCCCTGCTGGCTGTGTCAGCGATGAACGGAGCCGTCTATGACTCCACCATGAACGTGTTCTTCAAACTCAATTACGCCCGCCTGTATGAGGGCATGCTGTCCACCCCGCTGGGGCCGCTGGATGTTGCCATGGGGGAGATCTTCCTGGCCCTGCTGCGCGGTGCCATGTATGCCACCGGCTTCACCGCAGTGATGGGAGCCATGGGGCTGATCACCTCGCCCTGGGCACTGCTGATGATCCCGGCAGCCGTAGTGATCGCTTTTGGCTTTGCCTCCTTCGGGATGGCCATCACCAGCTACATGAAGACGTTCCAGCAGTTGGACTGGGTGAACATGATCATGCTCCCCATGTTCCTGCTCTCAGCAACCTTCTATCCGCTCAGTGTTTATCCCGAGGCGGTGCAGTCAGTGATCCAGGCGCTGCCGCTATGGCACGGGGTGGAACTGCTGCGCCAGATCAGCGTAGGCATCTTTACCTGGGGAACGGCGGGGCATCTGCTCTACTTCGTTGTGATGATTGCCGTAGGCCTGACGATGACCACCAACCGGCTGAAAGCGCTGTTCCTGAAGTAG